One Algibacter sp. L3A6 genomic region harbors:
- the efp gene encoding elongation factor P, with protein MVTTSDIRNGLCLRYNNDIYKIVEFLHVKPGKGPAFVRTKMKSVTTGKVLDNTFSAGHKLEDVRVETHKFQYLYNDGEFYHFMNEADYTQIRLLEAALDNPGLMKEGEVVTVLINTEDNSPLSVDLPASVVLEITATEPGVKGNTATNATKPATVETGATVNVPLFINEGDKIKVETAKGTYKERVKE; from the coding sequence ATGGTAACTACAAGTGATATTAGAAACGGTTTATGCCTTAGATACAATAATGATATATATAAAATTGTAGAATTTTTACATGTAAAACCAGGAAAAGGTCCAGCATTTGTAAGAACTAAAATGAAAAGCGTAACCACCGGAAAGGTTTTAGATAACACATTTTCTGCAGGTCATAAATTAGAAGATGTTCGTGTTGAAACTCATAAATTTCAATATTTATATAATGATGGTGAATTTTACCATTTTATGAATGAAGCAGATTATACTCAAATTCGTTTATTAGAAGCGGCTTTAGATAATCCTGGTTTAATGAAAGAAGGCGAAGTTGTAACCGTATTAATTAATACTGAAGATAACTCACCACTTTCTGTAGATTTACCAGCAAGTGTTGTTTTAGAAATTACAGCAACAGAACCTGGCGTTAAGGGTAATACAGCAACTAATGCTACAAAACCTGCAACCGTAGAAACTGGAGCAACTGTAAATGTACCTTTATTTATTAATGAAGGTGATAAAATTAAAGTTGAAACAGCAAAAGGAACTTACAAAGAACGTGTAAAAGAGTAA
- a CDS encoding bifunctional response regulator/alkaline phosphatase family protein codes for MNTIKILWVDDEIDLLKPHILFLEKKNYQVTKCNSGSEAIDILDDENFDIVFLDENMPGLSGLETLHEIKEKRDNLPVVMITKSEEEYIMEEAIGNKIADYLIKPVNPNQILLSLKKNLDHSRLVSEKTTSNYQQEFRKIAMDLSMVNSFEEWVALYQKLVYWEIQLEDIEDDGMFEILESQKNEANSHFGKFIDKNYADWFEPNTDAPIMSHTLFKEKIAPEISKEQPTLLVVIDNLRYDQWKVFELIINNYYKKEKEEAFFSILPTATQYARNAIFSGLMPSDMEKLFPQYWKNDTDEGGKNLFEAEFLETQLKRLGLGNLEHEYYKITNLKSGKKLVDNFKSLKKNDLTVVVYNFVDMLSHSKTEMEVVKELASNDKAYRSLTHSWFKNSPLLEMIQQAQQMGFKLILTTDHGTINVKNPSKVIGDRDTSLNLRYKTGRSLTYENKDVFVAKDPKEIHLPSINMSSSFIFAKTDMFFAYPNNYNHYVSYFRNTYQHGGVSLEEMIIPFVVFNPKK; via the coding sequence ATGAATACAATAAAAATACTTTGGGTAGATGATGAAATTGATTTACTAAAACCACATATTTTATTTTTAGAAAAGAAAAACTACCAGGTTACTAAATGTAATAGTGGCTCGGAAGCTATTGATATTTTGGATGATGAAAACTTTGATATTGTATTTTTAGATGAAAACATGCCAGGTTTAAGCGGCTTGGAAACATTACATGAAATAAAAGAGAAACGCGATAACCTTCCGGTAGTAATGATTACTAAAAGTGAGGAAGAATACATAATGGAAGAAGCTATTGGTAACAAAATAGCCGATTACCTAATAAAACCTGTGAACCCCAATCAAATTCTACTGAGTTTAAAAAAGAATTTAGACCACTCTAGATTAGTTTCAGAAAAAACAACATCTAATTATCAGCAAGAATTTAGAAAAATTGCTATGGATCTATCCATGGTAAACAGTTTTGAAGAATGGGTTGCGCTTTATCAAAAATTGGTGTATTGGGAAATTCAGCTAGAAGACATTGAGGATGATGGTATGTTCGAAATATTGGAATCTCAAAAAAACGAAGCTAATTCGCACTTTGGTAAATTTATAGATAAAAATTATGCCGATTGGTTTGAGCCTAATACCGATGCCCCAATTATGTCGCATACACTGTTTAAAGAAAAAATTGCTCCAGAAATTAGTAAAGAGCAACCAACTTTATTGGTTGTAATCGATAATTTACGTTACGATCAATGGAAAGTTTTTGAGCTAATAATTAACAACTACTATAAAAAAGAAAAGGAAGAAGCCTTTTTTAGCATCTTACCTACTGCTACGCAATACGCTCGAAACGCTATTTTTTCTGGCTTAATGCCAAGCGATATGGAAAAGCTTTTTCCTCAATATTGGAAAAATGATACCGACGAAGGTGGTAAAAACTTATTTGAAGCCGAGTTTTTAGAAACACAATTAAAACGCTTAGGGCTTGGTAATTTAGAGCATGAGTATTACAAAATAACCAACTTAAAATCTGGAAAGAAATTAGTTGATAATTTTAAAAGTTTAAAAAAGAATGATTTAACTGTAGTGGTTTATAATTTTGTTGATATGCTTTCGCACTCTAAAACAGAAATGGAAGTTGTGAAAGAATTAGCCTCTAATGATAAAGCTTATCGCTCTTTAACACATAGTTGGTTTAAAAACTCACCATTACTGGAAATGATTCAGCAAGCGCAACAAATGGGCTTTAAACTTATATTAACCACCGATCATGGTACTATAAACGTGAAAAACCCATCTAAGGTTATTGGAGATCGCGATACTAGCTTAAACCTGCGTTATAAAACAGGACGAAGTTTAACTTACGAAAACAAAGATGTGTTTGTAGCTAAAGATCCTAAAGAAATCCATTTACCATCTATTAACATGAGTAGCTCGTTTATTTTCGCGAAAACCGATATGTTTTTTGCTTATCCAAATAACTATAATCATTACGTAAGTTATTTTAGAAACACGTATCAGCATGGTGGAGTATCATTAGAAGAGATGATTATTCCTTTTGTAGTATTTAATCCAAAGAAGTAA
- a CDS encoding outer membrane beta-barrel family protein: protein MMRKIVILFIYLFSILGLAQGLEIKGKVVDTKNNPVAFANIVVSDGVNTSDYKGTISNETGDFEIGNLESKKYTLNISFLGYKTQTIEIQLDKNTSLADIFLEDEEQQLDGVLIVTKKPTVKRMVDRLVFNVENSTLSNNNMLDVLKHTPGVMVNNDGISVKHASPTIYINDRKVHLSTTEVIQLLESMPANNIKSIEVITSPPAKYEAEGGAVLNFVTSKNLVSGYNGSVFGNFKQGFEFPKYSVGTSHFFKGEKINAYVNYNVSPRKDFRNTDEFINFIDNDETTSSWETDYNRTRKSSNQNINSNIDYTINDKNTLSFSANLMFLPKSGTETDINSLTEVYGATGVLDSTFNTMNTAVDKTTNAAFTLDYLHKLNQDGEQLSFSAHHTNFNFDSDQDVNTEYLFPDQSLIRNNEFQSLSNQDIKLYTGQVDYELPIGETAFLEAGGKTSFINSESVINRYLIDSGIREPDLANSDTFLYDETNLALYGSYSKDWDNWSLKAGLRIEYTNIEGNSLSENQINKSDYIKFFPTFHIMKVLNENNEIYFTYNKSIYRPRYSQLNPFKFFLSDNSYNTGDPNLKPQIDDSFTIGYTLNSKYTFELYYRNENDPSIQITFQDNDSKLLKNIDTNIDRSISYGLDFTTFTPVMSNWDVYAYSSLFYYENRFAALESNNQLYTSDKWSVYLQMVNYFSFLKDKTLTADVVLTYISPLVDGPSEISNRTGLDISVRKTFWNNRASLTMGITDIFNTQNFTQTTKYLNQDIILNSRMENRMFTLGFNYKFGNFRLQTNKKDIESIERDRLN, encoded by the coding sequence ATGATGCGAAAAATTGTTATTTTATTTATATATTTATTTTCAATACTAGGTCTTGCTCAAGGCCTGGAAATAAAGGGAAAAGTTGTTGATACAAAAAATAATCCGGTTGCTTTTGCTAACATAGTTGTTTCAGATGGCGTAAATACTTCAGATTATAAAGGTACTATTTCTAATGAAACTGGTGATTTTGAAATTGGTAATTTAGAGAGTAAAAAATATACTCTGAATATTAGTTTTTTAGGATATAAAACACAAACTATTGAAATTCAGCTTGATAAAAACACTTCTCTTGCTGATATTTTTTTAGAAGATGAAGAACAGCAACTAGATGGTGTACTTATCGTTACTAAAAAACCAACTGTAAAACGTATGGTGGATCGTTTAGTTTTTAATGTTGAAAACTCCACATTATCTAATAATAACATGCTCGATGTTTTAAAACATACGCCAGGAGTTATGGTAAATAACGATGGTATTTCTGTAAAACATGCTAGCCCAACTATATATATTAACGACAGAAAGGTGCATTTATCTACTACAGAGGTTATACAGCTTTTGGAGAGTATGCCTGCTAACAATATTAAATCTATAGAAGTAATAACTTCGCCACCAGCTAAATATGAGGCAGAAGGAGGAGCTGTGCTTAATTTTGTTACAAGTAAAAATTTGGTTTCTGGATATAATGGTAGTGTTTTTGGTAATTTTAAACAGGGATTTGAATTTCCAAAATACTCGGTTGGGACAAGTCATTTTTTTAAGGGTGAAAAAATAAATGCTTACGTTAATTATAATGTGAGTCCGAGAAAAGATTTTAGAAATACCGACGAGTTTATTAATTTTATAGATAACGATGAAACGACTTCTAGTTGGGAAACGGACTATAATAGAACTCGAAAATCATCAAATCAAAATATAAATAGTAATATAGACTATACTATTAACGATAAGAATACCTTGAGTTTTTCGGCTAATTTAATGTTTTTGCCTAAATCGGGAACCGAGACCGATATCAATTCGTTAACCGAGGTATACGGAGCCACAGGCGTTTTAGATTCTACGTTTAATACCATGAACACTGCAGTAGATAAAACAACTAATGCTGCATTTACATTAGATTATTTACATAAATTAAATCAAGACGGTGAGCAATTATCATTTAGTGCACATCACACTAATTTTAATTTTGATAGTGATCAAGATGTAAATACCGAATATTTATTTCCCGATCAATCTTTAATTAGAAACAATGAGTTTCAATCGCTTTCTAATCAAGACATCAAGCTTTATACTGGGCAGGTAGATTATGAGTTACCTATTGGTGAAACTGCTTTTTTGGAAGCAGGAGGGAAGACTTCTTTTATTAATTCTGAGAGTGTTATTAATCGATATTTGATTGATAGCGGAATTCGAGAACCAGATTTAGCAAATTCTGATACTTTTCTATACGATGAAACTAACCTGGCTCTATATGGTAGTTACAGTAAAGATTGGGATAATTGGAGTTTAAAAGCTGGGTTAAGAATAGAATACACAAATATTGAAGGAAACTCTCTATCTGAAAACCAAATTAATAAATCTGATTACATTAAATTCTTCCCGACATTTCATATTATGAAGGTTTTGAATGAAAACAACGAAATTTATTTCACTTATAATAAAAGTATCTATAGACCAAGGTATAGCCAGTTAAATCCCTTTAAGTTCTTTTTAAGTGATAACTCATACAATACTGGAGATCCAAATTTAAAACCGCAAATTGACGATAGTTTTACTATAGGTTATACTTTAAATTCTAAATATACTTTCGAACTTTATTATAGAAACGAGAATGATCCTTCAATACAAATTACGTTTCAAGACAATGATTCTAAATTGTTAAAAAATATTGATACCAATATAGATAGAAGTATATCGTATGGATTGGATTTTACAACATTTACCCCCGTGATGTCTAACTGGGATGTTTATGCATATTCGTCATTGTTTTATTATGAAAATAGATTTGCTGCTTTAGAAAGTAATAACCAATTATATACTAGCGATAAATGGTCTGTGTATTTACAAATGGTAAATTATTTTTCTTTTTTAAAGGATAAAACATTAACCGCAGATGTCGTGTTAACTTATATTTCGCCATTAGTAGATGGGCCTAGTGAAATTAGCAATAGAACGGGACTAGATATTAGTGTACGTAAAACGTTTTGGAATAATAGAGCGTCTTTAACTATGGGTATTACCGATATTTTTAACACTCAAAATTTCACACAAACCACAAAGTATTTAAATCAAGATATAATATTAAATTCTAGAATGGAAAACAGAATGTTTACGCTTGGTTTTAATTATAAGTTTGGTAATTTCAGGTTACAAACAAATAAAAAAGATATAGAATCTATTGAACGTGATAGACTAAATTAA
- a CDS encoding HD domain-containing protein yields MNKLKILNDPIYGFITIPNSLIFDLIQHKYFQRLRRITQMGLSYMVYPGAHHTRFHHAIGCVHLMQQAVNVLRFKGVSISDDEENALYIAILLHDIGHGPFSHAMEHSIVNNVSHEEISMLFMERLNEEFNGSLTLAIEIFKGNYHREFLYQLISGQFDMDRADYLKRDSFYTGVAEGNINSERLITMLNAVDDKLVVEEKGIYSVEKFIIARRLMYWQVYLHKTGIVAEQLLIRVLKRAKELTLKGIELEASKPLQYFLKNEISIDDFNDEVLSVFSQLDDYDIISAMKAWQFNDDFVLRNICEMIVNRNLLKIKLKNKTIKKATLEKQIKIFVNQHNISREEADYFVFTGSISNQAYQLETQGINILHKSGKIEDIVKASDQLNLKALSKPVTKYYICYPKVKV; encoded by the coding sequence TTGAACAAACTAAAGATATTAAACGACCCAATTTACGGATTTATTACTATTCCAAATTCGCTAATATTCGATTTAATTCAACATAAATATTTTCAACGCCTACGCAGAATTACGCAAATGGGCTTATCATACATGGTATATCCGGGCGCTCATCACACTAGATTTCATCATGCCATTGGTTGCGTGCATTTAATGCAACAAGCTGTTAATGTACTTCGTTTTAAGGGGGTTAGCATTTCTGACGATGAAGAAAACGCACTCTATATAGCTATTTTATTGCATGATATTGGGCATGGTCCGTTCTCGCATGCCATGGAGCATAGCATTGTAAATAACGTGTCTCACGAGGAAATTTCAATGCTTTTTATGGAGCGTTTAAATGAAGAATTTAACGGAAGTTTAACGCTGGCTATCGAAATATTTAAGGGTAATTATCACCGTGAGTTCTTGTATCAGCTTATTTCTGGTCAGTTTGATATGGATCGTGCCGATTATCTAAAACGTGATAGTTTTTATACCGGTGTAGCTGAAGGGAATATAAATAGTGAACGTTTAATTACCATGTTAAACGCCGTGGATGATAAACTTGTAGTTGAAGAAAAAGGAATCTATAGCGTTGAAAAATTTATAATTGCACGCCGTTTAATGTACTGGCAAGTGTATTTGCATAAAACAGGTATTGTGGCTGAGCAGCTTTTAATACGTGTTTTAAAACGCGCCAAAGAATTAACATTAAAAGGGATAGAGTTAGAAGCGAGCAAACCATTACAATATTTTCTGAAAAATGAAATTTCTATTGATGATTTTAATGATGAAGTATTAAGCGTATTTTCTCAATTAGATGATTACGATATCATTTCTGCAATGAAGGCTTGGCAATTTAATGACGATTTTGTTTTAAGAAATATTTGCGAAATGATTGTTAATAGGAATCTTTTAAAAATTAAGCTGAAGAATAAAACTATTAAGAAAGCAACCCTAGAAAAGCAGATTAAAATTTTTGTTAATCAACACAATATAAGTAGAGAAGAGGCTGACTACTTTGTGTTTACAGGAAGTATTTCTAACCAAGCATATCAGTTAGAGACGCAAGGAATTAACATCTTGCATAAGTCTGGTAAAATAGAAGATATTGTAAAAGCATCCGATCAGCTTAATTTAAAAGCGCTATCAAAACCGGTTACCAAATATTATATATGTTACCCTAAGGTTAAAGTTTAA
- a CDS encoding bifunctional UDP-3-O-[3-hydroxymyristoyl] N-acetylglucosamine deacetylase/3-hydroxyacyl-ACP dehydratase, whose product MGIVNTEIKQKTILKDVTLTGVGLHTGKNVTLTFKPAAANTGLCFKRVDLEGAPVIEADANYVTSTQRGTCLEKNGVSIQTSEHVLAALVGLDVDNALIELNAAEPPIMDGSSKFFVEAIEKAKIVELDAFREEYEVTDIISYIDEESGSEILVMPAKEYQITTMVDFGTKVLGTQNATLNQISDFKEDISNSRTFSFLHEIEMLLEHGLIKGGDLNNAIVYVDKALSPETMEKLRIAFKKDNIAVKPNGILDNLTLHHPNEAARHKLLDVLGDLALVGTRIRGKVIANKPGHYINTQFAKKLSKLIKIERRNNVPKIDLNQTPLMDVNQIMDMLPHRQPFLLIDKVFELSDSHVIAQKNVTMNEEFFKGHFPGAPVMPGVLIVEAMAQTGGILVLNTVPDPENYLTFFMKMDKVKFKQKVVPGDTLIFKCSLITPIRRGICHMQGYAYSNGKLCAEAELMAQISKVK is encoded by the coding sequence ATGGGAATAGTTAACACTGAGATCAAACAAAAAACCATTCTAAAAGATGTTACTTTAACAGGAGTTGGTTTACACACAGGTAAAAATGTAACCTTAACTTTTAAACCAGCTGCAGCTAATACTGGGTTGTGTTTTAAACGTGTAGATTTAGAAGGCGCACCTGTAATAGAGGCCGATGCCAACTATGTAACCAGCACACAACGTGGTACATGTTTAGAGAAAAATGGAGTATCTATTCAAACATCAGAGCATGTTTTAGCAGCTCTTGTTGGTTTAGATGTCGATAATGCTTTAATTGAATTAAATGCAGCCGAGCCTCCAATTATGGATGGATCGTCTAAGTTTTTTGTGGAAGCTATTGAAAAAGCTAAAATTGTAGAGTTAGATGCTTTTAGAGAAGAGTATGAGGTAACAGATATTATTTCATATATAGATGAAGAGTCTGGTAGCGAGATTTTAGTAATGCCTGCTAAAGAATATCAAATTACTACTATGGTAGATTTTGGTACTAAGGTTTTAGGAACTCAAAACGCAACTTTAAATCAAATTTCAGATTTTAAAGAAGATATTTCTAATTCAAGAACATTTAGTTTTCTTCATGAAATAGAAATGCTTTTAGAGCATGGCTTAATAAAAGGTGGCGATTTAAACAATGCTATTGTTTATGTTGATAAAGCCTTATCTCCAGAAACTATGGAGAAGTTAAGAATAGCCTTTAAAAAAGATAATATTGCCGTTAAACCAAACGGTATTTTAGATAATTTAACACTGCATCACCCAAATGAAGCGGCTCGCCATAAACTTTTAGATGTTTTAGGTGATCTAGCATTAGTTGGTACCCGCATTCGCGGAAAAGTGATTGCTAACAAACCTGGGCATTATATTAATACTCAGTTCGCTAAAAAATTATCGAAGCTTATTAAAATTGAACGTAGAAATAATGTTCCTAAAATAGATTTGAATCAAACACCTTTAATGGATGTGAATCAAATTATGGATATGTTACCTCACCGTCAACCATTTTTATTAATCGATAAGGTTTTTGAATTGTCTGATAGTCATGTAATCGCTCAAAAAAATGTTACCATGAACGAAGAGTTCTTTAAAGGTCATTTTCCTGGCGCTCCAGTTATGCCAGGTGTTTTAATAGTAGAAGCTATGGCACAAACGGGCGGTATTTTAGTTTTAAATACAGTTCCAGATCCAGAAAATTATCTAACATTTTTCATGAAAATGGATAAGGTTAAGTTTAAACAAAAGGTTGTTCCTGGCGATACATTAATTTTCAAATGTTCGTTAATTACGCCAATACGTCGTGGTATTTGCCATATGCAAGGTTATGCTTACTCAAACGGTAAACTTTGTGCAGAAGCTGAATTAATGGCTCAAATATCAAAAGTAAAATAA
- the lpxA gene encoding acyl-ACP--UDP-N-acetylglucosamine O-acyltransferase — MNQPLAYVHPGAKIAKNVVIEPFTTIHNNVIIGEGTWIGSNVTIMEGARIGKNCNIFPGSVISAVPQDLKYNDEDTTVEIGDNVTIRECVTINRGTTDRMKTVIGNNCLIMAYCHVAHDCIVGNNCIFSNNSTLAGHITIGDYVVLAGMTAVHQFVSIGNHAFVTGGSLVRKDVPPFVKAAREPLSYVGINSVGLRRRGYITEKIREIQDIYRILYQKNYNNTQAAEIIEAEMEATPERDEILQFIKNSHRGIMKGYFKAN; from the coding sequence ATGAATCAACCATTGGCATATGTGCATCCAGGTGCAAAAATTGCAAAAAACGTGGTCATAGAGCCTTTTACTACCATACATAATAATGTTATTATTGGCGAAGGCACATGGATAGGCAGTAACGTAACCATTATGGAAGGTGCACGTATTGGAAAGAATTGTAATATTTTTCCAGGATCTGTAATTTCTGCAGTTCCTCAAGATTTAAAATATAACGATGAAGATACCACTGTTGAAATTGGGGACAATGTCACTATTCGTGAGTGTGTTACCATAAACAGAGGTACTACCGATAGAATGAAAACAGTTATTGGTAATAATTGTTTAATTATGGCATATTGCCACGTTGCCCACGATTGTATTGTTGGAAATAACTGTATTTTTTCTAACAACAGTACGCTTGCTGGCCATATCACTATTGGTGATTATGTGGTTTTAGCAGGTATGACGGCTGTGCATCAATTTGTATCTATTGGTAATCATGCTTTTGTAACTGGCGGATCGTTAGTTAGAAAAGATGTTCCTCCTTTTGTAAAAGCTGCAAGAGAGCCACTTTCTTATGTGGGTATTAATTCAGTAGGGTTAAGACGAAGAGGTTACATCACAGAAAAAATTAGAGAAATTCAAGATATCTATAGAATTTTATACCAGAAGAATTATAACAATACGCAAGCTGCCGAAATTATTGAAGCAGAAATGGAAGCCACTCCAGAGCGTGATGAAATTCTTCAGTTTATAAAAAATTCTCATAGAGGTATCATGAAGGGATACTTCAAAGCAAATTAA
- the tsaE gene encoding tRNA (adenosine(37)-N6)-threonylcarbamoyltransferase complex ATPase subunit type 1 TsaE, translating to MNINYTIDEVDQVASQLISYASGRTLLFYGDMGVGKTTLIKALVKALGSKDDVSSPTFSIVNEYKLNEEKIFHFDLYRINDLEEAYNFGIEDYLDSDNWIIIEWPDIIEPILSGDECVIKLSIQSENKRQLVAE from the coding sequence TTGAATATAAATTATACAATAGACGAGGTTGATCAGGTTGCAAGCCAACTTATTAGTTATGCATCTGGAAGAACCCTATTATTTTACGGCGATATGGGTGTTGGTAAAACAACATTAATAAAAGCACTTGTAAAGGCATTGGGTAGTAAAGACGATGTTAGTAGCCCAACATTTTCTATTGTAAATGAATATAAATTAAATGAAGAAAAAATTTTTCATTTTGATTTGTATAGAATTAATGATTTAGAAGAAGCCTATAATTTTGGTATAGAAGATTATTTGGATTCTGATAATTGGATAATAATTGAATGGCCTGATATTATAGAACCAATTTTATCGGGTGATGAATGTGTTATAAAGTTATCAATTCAATCGGAAAATAAACGACAATTAGTAGCAGAATAA
- the sucD gene encoding succinate--CoA ligase subunit alpha produces the protein MSVLVNKDSKIIVQGFTGSEGTFHASQMIEYGTNVVGGVTPGKGGQTHLDRPVFNTVLEAVEQVGADTTIIFVPPAFAADAIMEAADAGIKVIITITEGIPVADMITASSYIKGKDCRLIGPNCPGVITPGEAKVGIMPGFVFKKGTVGIVSKSGTLTYEAADQVVKQGLGITTAIGIGGDPIIGTSTKEAVELLINDPETEAVVMIGEIGGQLEADAANWYKASGSKKPVVGFIAGETAPAGRTMGHAGAIVGGSDDTAQAKKTIMRACGIHVVDSPAEIGKKIAEVLGK, from the coding sequence ATGAGCGTTTTAGTAAACAAAGATTCAAAAATAATAGTTCAAGGTTTTACAGGTAGTGAAGGTACTTTTCACGCCAGCCAAATGATTGAATACGGAACCAACGTTGTTGGTGGTGTTACACCAGGAAAAGGTGGTCAAACACATTTAGATAGACCTGTTTTCAATACTGTATTAGAGGCAGTAGAGCAAGTAGGAGCAGATACTACCATTATTTTCGTACCGCCAGCTTTTGCTGCCGATGCAATTATGGAAGCTGCCGATGCTGGAATAAAAGTTATTATTACAATCACTGAAGGTATTCCTGTTGCTGATATGATTACAGCATCTAGTTACATAAAAGGTAAAGATTGTCGTTTAATCGGCCCTAACTGTCCAGGTGTTATTACGCCAGGTGAAGCTAAAGTTGGTATTATGCCAGGTTTCGTTTTCAAAAAAGGTACTGTTGGTATTGTTTCTAAATCAGGAACTTTAACTTATGAAGCTGCTGACCAAGTTGTAAAACAAGGTTTAGGTATCACTACAGCTATTGGTATTGGTGGAGATCCAATTATTGGAACATCTACTAAAGAAGCTGTTGAATTATTAATCAACGATCCAGAAACTGAAGCTGTTGTAATGATAGGTGAAATTGGAGGTCAATTAGAAGCTGATGCTGCTAACTGGTATAAAGCTAGTGGAAGTAAAAAACCAGTTGTTGGTTTTATCGCTGGTGAAACTGCACCTGCAGGTCGTACTATGGGACACGCTGGAGCAATTGTTGGTGGTAGTGATGATACTGCACAAGCGAAAAAGACTATTATGAGAGCATGTGGAATTCACGTTGTAGATTCTCCTGCTGAAATTGGAAAGAAAATTGCAGAAGTTTTAGGTAAATAA
- a CDS encoding UDP-3-O-(3-hydroxymyristoyl)glucosamine N-acyltransferase — protein MKFPKQHTLKQIADLIGCDFVGDLNFPVLGMNEIHVVESGDIVFVDHPKYYDKALNSAATIILINKKVDCPEGKALLVSDDPFRDFNTLTNHFKPFQSANSAISASAKIGENTVIQPNCFIGHNVEIGKNCLIHANVSIYDDTVIGDYVTIHSGTVLGANAFYYKKRPDGYDRLKSGGRVVIQDHVDIGAACTIDRGVTADTRIGYGSKLDNQIQIGHDTVLGKKCLIASQAGIAGCVVVEDEVVIWGQAGVKSGITIAKGTELFAQSGLGHSTDENKAYFGSPAGEAREKFKELAYIRKIPEILKSIKK, from the coding sequence ATGAAATTTCCAAAACAACATACTTTAAAACAAATTGCAGATCTTATTGGTTGTGATTTTGTTGGGGATTTAAATTTCCCTGTTCTAGGCATGAACGAAATTCATGTTGTAGAATCAGGTGATATTGTTTTTGTAGATCATCCAAAATATTATGATAAAGCTTTAAACTCTGCGGCAACTATTATTTTAATTAATAAGAAGGTAGATTGTCCAGAAGGGAAAGCGTTATTAGTAAGTGATGATCCGTTTAGAGACTTCAATACTTTAACCAATCACTTTAAGCCTTTTCAGTCGGCTAACAGTGCTATTTCAGCGTCAGCTAAAATTGGAGAAAACACAGTAATTCAACCAAATTGTTTTATTGGGCATAATGTTGAAATAGGCAAAAACTGCTTAATTCATGCCAATGTTAGTATATATGATGATACCGTAATTGGTGATTATGTTACGATTCATTCAGGAACGGTTTTAGGTGCAAATGCATTCTATTATAAAAAACGCCCTGATGGTTATGATAGATTAAAATCAGGCGGACGTGTGGTTATTCAAGACCATGTTGATATTGGAGCTGCATGTACTATAGATAGAGGTGTAACAGCCGATACACGTATTGGTTACGGATCCAAATTAGATAATCAAATTCAAATCGGTCATGATACTGTTTTAGGTAAAAAATGCCTTATTGCATCGCAGGCAGGTATTGCTGGCTGTGTTGTTGTTGAAGATGAAGTTGTCATTTGGGGACAAGCTGGTGTAAAAAGTGGTATTACTATCGCTAAAGGTACGGAGCTCTTTGCGCAATCGGGCTTAGGGCATTCAACAGACGAAAATAAAGCATACTTTGGTTCACCTGCAGGTGAAGCTAGAGAAAAATTTAAGGAATTAGCCTATATTAGAAAGATTCCTGAAATATTAAAATCAATAAAAAAATAA